In one Janibacter cremeus genomic region, the following are encoded:
- a CDS encoding P-loop NTPase, with protein MTSVIIGTPDPNLASDLSGILDEQGDYEVEAITETTDALLERSRRLNPMVVLVDENLGPQPTSVIVGELSRRSPGTSVLVISAIRTHEKTIQVMSAGARGVIGYPFAYEDVATHLDTAIGWAISMRSVLEGVEVTAGRRGKVVAVVGAKGGVGTTTVATHMALDHLMENPDARVCVVDADVEKGDVSALLEVRQAVSIANVARVSDDMTAQTVRDALVHHETGLYMMLAPVDVREAEYVTPDALRAIIELLRRDFDLVVVDGGGHVSPTQAAVVEAAGTTLVVTTADVLAVRAMRKRMQAWEALGVTDEASCMILVNQVDKGSLFPSSAVAKLTTASVLGTTIPLSPRVLEQAINDRDPRSVTESGWWRLIRAIRSDLALSDAGSRTTPADPSVKPEGGRRRRKERKATAVGTEPTPAVAEAAESNAENDTPPGEMVASSSTGSVATSRRERGAVALENAAMTPLALVLAVFGWQLAVTGLTFIYTGHASGAATREWAITSDVHDARAEARDAVPEPFRSGLDVSAHAESVTVNMSIPASFDVPGLPQQLSVTEGVVMEP; from the coding sequence GTGACCAGCGTCATCATCGGGACACCGGACCCGAATCTCGCCTCCGACCTCTCGGGGATCCTCGACGAGCAGGGGGACTACGAGGTCGAGGCGATCACCGAGACGACGGACGCGCTCCTGGAGCGGTCACGCCGTCTCAACCCGATGGTCGTTCTCGTCGACGAGAACCTCGGCCCGCAGCCGACGAGCGTCATCGTTGGAGAGCTGAGTCGACGGTCACCCGGGACCTCGGTCCTCGTGATCTCCGCCATCCGCACCCACGAGAAGACGATCCAGGTGATGTCTGCCGGCGCGCGCGGGGTCATCGGTTACCCCTTCGCGTACGAGGATGTGGCCACCCACCTCGACACGGCCATCGGATGGGCCATCTCCATGCGCTCCGTGCTCGAGGGGGTGGAGGTCACCGCCGGGCGGCGAGGCAAGGTGGTGGCCGTGGTGGGCGCGAAGGGAGGCGTCGGCACCACGACCGTCGCGACGCACATGGCGCTCGACCACCTCATGGAGAACCCGGACGCACGCGTCTGCGTCGTCGACGCGGACGTGGAGAAGGGCGACGTCAGTGCGCTCCTGGAGGTTCGGCAGGCCGTGTCGATCGCCAACGTCGCCCGGGTCTCCGACGACATGACTGCGCAGACAGTCAGGGACGCGCTGGTCCACCACGAGACCGGGTTGTACATGATGCTCGCGCCGGTGGACGTCCGGGAGGCGGAGTACGTGACCCCGGACGCCCTGCGCGCCATCATCGAGCTTCTCCGTCGCGACTTCGACCTCGTCGTCGTGGACGGCGGTGGACACGTCTCGCCGACCCAGGCAGCGGTCGTCGAAGCCGCCGGCACGACGCTGGTCGTGACGACCGCTGACGTGCTCGCGGTACGGGCGATGCGCAAGCGGATGCAGGCATGGGAAGCGCTGGGTGTCACCGACGAGGCCTCCTGCATGATCCTCGTGAACCAGGTCGACAAGGGGAGTCTCTTCCCCAGCTCGGCCGTGGCGAAGCTGACCACCGCCAGCGTCCTGGGGACCACGATCCCGCTGAGCCCGCGGGTCCTCGAGCAGGCCATCAACGATCGCGACCCGCGATCGGTCACGGAGTCCGGTTGGTGGCGCCTGATCCGTGCCATCCGGTCCGACCTGGCGCTCTCGGATGCCGGGAGCAGGACCACTCCGGCGGACCCCTCGGTGAAGCCGGAAGGAGGTCGGCGACGACGCAAGGAACGCAAGGCCACGGCGGTGGGGACCGAGCCGACCCCAGCCGTCGCCGAGGCGGCGGAGAGCAACGCGGAGAACGACACCCCTCCGGGCGAGATGGTCGCATCGTCGTCGACAGGGTCGGTCGCGACGAGCCGGCGGGAGCGGGGCGCCGTGGCCCTCGAGAACGCCGCCATGACCCCCCTCGCCCTCGTACTCGCCGTCTTCGGCTGGCAGCTCGCGGTCACCGGTTTGACCTTCATCTACACCGGACACGCCAGTGGGGCTGCTACCCGGGAGTGGGCGATCACGAGCGATGTGCACGATGCCCGGGCCGAGGCTCGTGACGCCGTGCCCGAGCCCTTCCGGTCAGGCTTGGACGTGAGTGCCCACGCCGAGAGCGTCACCGTGAACATGAGCATTCCGGCATCCTTCGACGTCCCCGGCCTGCCCCAACAGCTGTCGGTGACCGAAGGGGTGGTGATGGAACCATGA
- a CDS encoding biotin/lipoyl-binding carrier protein, which yields MGHRIESELVANVISVHVTEGQTVAAGDELVLLESMKMEIPVLTEGPGRIAEVKVTAGDVVQEGEVLVVIDD from the coding sequence ATGGGTCACAGGATCGAGTCCGAGCTCGTCGCGAACGTCATCTCCGTGCACGTCACCGAGGGGCAGACGGTTGCCGCCGGTGACGAGCTGGTGCTCCTGGAGTCGATGAAGATGGAGATCCCCGTCCTCACCGAGGGCCCCGGTCGGATCGCCGAGGTCAAGGTCACCGCCGGCGACGTCGTCCAGGAGGGCGAGGTCCTCGTCGTCATCGACGACTGA
- a CDS encoding FHA domain-containing protein has translation METRTEGRDGWVELTRAGVHVLAKGDDALRDRLTSALDAAGGDTPADVLTDELTSGGVRRAPDFAIVDETDRRVLVRGAARVLLTVDETTREVVAPARAPWIDEDLDADTTTAVLSTGEPEPVPAEPTSTPESMAPAAVSPEMAPEGPPAVQAPRRPQFVEGHLVSARVATAEPTRPDEAAPAEEDLTADEAPASEDAVPGRAAASEEVDAHGPGPSTGVLPVVGEAPEMDAPPAPRPSARLVLPTGEVVELDRGVLIGRAPRASAGIGATGQPHLVRVASPDNEISRSHVEVYPEGAQVVVRDLGSTNGTTLSAPHGPSRRMTPGEPQSIEPGTTIRLAGQVAVVLGDED, from the coding sequence ATGGAGACGAGGACCGAGGGCCGCGACGGCTGGGTCGAGCTCACCCGTGCGGGCGTCCACGTCCTGGCGAAGGGGGACGACGCCCTGCGCGACCGCCTCACCTCGGCACTCGACGCCGCCGGCGGCGACACCCCGGCCGACGTGCTGACCGACGAGCTGACGAGCGGTGGAGTGCGCCGGGCGCCGGACTTCGCCATCGTCGACGAGACCGATCGCCGCGTGCTGGTGCGCGGCGCGGCCCGCGTCCTGCTCACCGTCGACGAGACCACCCGGGAGGTGGTCGCCCCCGCGCGGGCACCGTGGATCGACGAGGACCTCGACGCGGACACCACGACGGCCGTGCTCTCCACCGGTGAGCCGGAGCCCGTCCCGGCAGAGCCCACCTCGACCCCCGAGTCGATGGCCCCGGCGGCCGTCTCCCCGGAGATGGCCCCGGAAGGTCCCCCTGCGGTGCAGGCACCGCGCCGTCCGCAGTTCGTCGAGGGGCATCTCGTGAGTGCCCGGGTCGCCACGGCAGAGCCGACCCGTCCCGACGAGGCCGCCCCCGCCGAGGAGGACCTCACCGCTGACGAGGCCCCCGCGTCCGAGGACGCCGTCCCCGGACGTGCCGCTGCGTCCGAGGAGGTGGACGCCCACGGTCCGGGTCCGTCGACGGGTGTCCTACCGGTTGTGGGCGAGGCGCCCGAGATGGACGCACCGCCAGCCCCGCGGCCGTCCGCACGACTCGTCCTCCCGACGGGAGAGGTCGTCGAGCTCGATCGTGGTGTCCTGATCGGTCGGGCCCCACGGGCGAGCGCTGGTATCGGCGCCACGGGCCAGCCCCACCTGGTGCGGGTGGCCAGCCCGGACAACGAGATCTCGCGCAGCCACGTCGAGGTGTACCCGGAGGGCGCGCAGGTCGTCGTCAGGGACCTCGGTTCGACGAACGGCACGACGCTGAGCGCTCCGCACGGACCGTCCCGACGGATGACGCCCGGCGAGCCGCAATCGATCGAGCCGGGGACGACCATCCGTCTCGCCGGCCAGGTCGCGGTGGTCCTCGGCGACGAGGACTGA
- the cpaB gene encoding Flp pilus assembly protein CpaB — MIIIAALVAIATFFVVTGYVASVNSQVGSRVTVYRATEAIEPYTPLGAQNVEPVEVPARWAADSSVLSMSDLQGRRIGFRVNPGSTVSSDMLIPSSSLDRDEREIAINVNAVTGVAGRVRPGDRVDIIAVFGEVPGLPASVKMVDKDVRVVSIAGKQTVTKSNQGGLTEQEVIPVTLALSPEKTMAVTYAAAFADEVRLVALPSDVGVDRQSDVEEFDAGDLGGKAVTEGENQ; from the coding sequence ATGATCATCATCGCCGCGCTCGTCGCCATCGCCACCTTCTTCGTCGTCACCGGCTATGTGGCGTCGGTCAACAGCCAGGTGGGGTCCAGGGTGACCGTGTACCGGGCCACGGAGGCCATCGAGCCCTACACGCCGCTCGGCGCCCAGAACGTCGAGCCCGTCGAGGTGCCCGCTCGGTGGGCCGCGGATTCGTCCGTGCTGAGCATGAGCGACCTGCAGGGGCGACGGATCGGATTCCGGGTGAACCCCGGGAGCACCGTCAGCTCGGACATGCTCATCCCGAGCTCCAGCCTCGACCGGGACGAGCGCGAGATCGCGATCAACGTCAACGCGGTCACCGGTGTCGCGGGCCGCGTCCGCCCCGGGGACCGGGTCGACATCATCGCCGTGTTCGGTGAGGTTCCCGGCCTACCGGCCAGCGTGAAGATGGTCGACAAGGACGTGCGCGTCGTGTCCATCGCCGGCAAGCAGACGGTCACCAAGTCGAACCAGGGGGGATTGACCGAGCAGGAGGTCATCCCCGTCACGCTGGCGTTGTCGCCGGAGAAGACCATGGCCGTGACCTACGCCGCCGCCTTCGCCGACGAGGTGCGCCTGGTGGCGCTGCCGAGCGATGTCGGTGTCGACCGGCAGAGCGACGTGGAGGAGTTCGATGCCGGTGACCTCGGAGGCAAGGCCGTGACCGAAGGGGAGAACCAGTGA
- a CDS encoding CpaF family protein has translation MSRSYTSFIGDSPIGQATEDESQVAFFRRLLLEEVDLHELNQLDANQRRARLERVIAHLVSREGVVVSASERNQLIRRVVDEAVGLGVLEPILADPEVSEVMINGHDTIFVERAGRLERWPAPFSSEEQLLQTIDRIVSTVNRRVDESSPMADARLPADSRMPRGARVNVVLPPLALNGPTVTIRLFPRALSLQTLIREHQSLDERSAALLQACVHARLNVVVSGGTGSGKTTLLNALSSFIPRHERIVTIEDAAELSLDQPHTIRLETRPPNVEGRGQVTIRDLVRNSLRMRPDRIIVGECRGGEALDMLQAMNTGHDGSLTTVHANSTDDALARLETLAAMSEVDIPFHALRSQTNSAIDVIVQLGRQRDGTRRIVEICYVASRRQEEFNLVPLMTFDARAENPDRSTGVFVQHEIPQAFLERLRHGHVDTTPFETSIQPGSEAMS, from the coding sequence ATGAGCCGCTCGTACACCTCCTTCATCGGCGACAGCCCCATCGGTCAGGCAACCGAGGACGAGTCCCAGGTCGCCTTCTTCCGCCGCTTGCTGCTCGAGGAGGTCGACCTCCACGAGCTGAACCAGCTGGATGCCAACCAGCGCCGGGCTCGACTGGAGCGGGTCATCGCCCACCTCGTGTCCCGAGAAGGCGTCGTCGTCTCCGCGAGTGAACGCAATCAGCTCATCCGTCGTGTCGTCGACGAAGCCGTGGGCCTGGGCGTTCTCGAGCCGATTCTCGCCGATCCGGAGGTCAGCGAGGTCATGATCAACGGTCACGACACGATCTTCGTCGAGCGTGCTGGCCGTCTCGAGCGCTGGCCGGCACCCTTCAGCAGCGAGGAGCAGCTCCTTCAGACCATCGACCGGATCGTCTCGACGGTCAATCGTCGTGTCGACGAGTCGAGTCCCATGGCCGATGCTCGTCTCCCCGCCGACAGTCGCATGCCCCGAGGCGCACGAGTCAACGTCGTGCTCCCGCCACTGGCTCTCAACGGTCCGACTGTGACGATCCGTCTCTTTCCGCGAGCGCTGAGTCTGCAGACACTCATCCGTGAGCACCAGAGCCTCGACGAGCGTTCTGCGGCCTTGCTCCAGGCGTGCGTCCATGCCCGTCTCAACGTCGTCGTCTCCGGGGGCACCGGGTCCGGCAAGACGACCCTCCTCAATGCCCTGTCCTCCTTCATCCCGCGGCACGAGCGGATCGTGACCATCGAGGACGCGGCCGAGCTGAGCCTGGACCAGCCGCACACGATCCGCCTCGAGACCCGCCCTCCGAACGTCGAGGGTCGGGGTCAGGTGACCATCCGTGACCTCGTGCGCAACTCCCTTCGGATGCGGCCCGATCGCATCATCGTCGGTGAGTGTCGTGGCGGTGAGGCGCTGGACATGCTCCAAGCGATGAACACCGGTCACGACGGGTCACTGACCACCGTGCACGCCAACTCCACCGATGATGCGCTGGCGCGCCTCGAGACCTTGGCTGCGATGAGTGAGGTGGACATCCCCTTCCACGCCCTGCGCTCACAGACGAACTCGGCGATCGACGTCATCGTCCAGCTGGGTCGACAACGCGACGGCACTCGTCGGATCGTCGAGATCTGCTACGTCGCCAGTCGACGCCAGGAGGAATTCAACCTCGTCCCGCTGATGACCTTCGACGCCCGTGCCGAGAACCCGGACCGTTCGACGGGGGTCTTCGTCCAGCACGAGATCCCGCAGGCGTTCCTCGAGCGGCTGCGCCACGGCCACGTCGACACGACGCCCTTCGAGACCTCGATCCAGCCCGGGTCCGAGGCGATGTCATGA
- a CDS encoding TadE/TadG family type IV pilus assembly protein: MTRTRERGAAALEVAGTLPILLLSALIALQVGVVGWTVVETADAARAGARAHSVGVDPKEAVRGSLGGMLEPMASSSGTRTPGEGYRYTVEVEIPTVVPFSLGSVTRSVEMPVTE; this comes from the coding sequence ATGACGAGGACTCGAGAGCGAGGCGCCGCTGCGCTCGAAGTCGCCGGCACGCTGCCGATCCTCCTGCTGTCGGCACTGATCGCGCTCCAGGTCGGGGTTGTCGGCTGGACCGTCGTCGAGACCGCGGATGCTGCCCGAGCAGGTGCCCGGGCGCACAGTGTGGGAGTGGACCCCAAGGAGGCAGTCCGTGGGTCCTTGGGTGGCATGCTCGAGCCGATGGCGTCCTCCTCGGGTACGAGGACCCCCGGGGAGGGTTACCGCTACACCGTCGAGGTGGAGATCCCGACAGTCGTGCCCTTCTCGTTGGGATCCGTCACCAGATCGGTCGAGATGCCGGTGACCGAATGA
- a CDS encoding NUDIX hydrolase → MSHPAPASGSQRRLPAVEERSAGGVVVDVHEGDARIAVIARRNRAGRLEWCLPKGHIEGRETLVETAAREVAEETGIEARVLVELGTIDYWFATPDRRIHKFVHHYLLEATGGHLTIENDPDHEAVDVAWLPLREAHRHLTFPNERRIAREAWQRLAGDA, encoded by the coding sequence ATGAGTCACCCCGCCCCCGCCTCCGGATCGCAGCGGCGTCTGCCCGCGGTCGAGGAGCGCAGTGCGGGTGGGGTCGTCGTCGACGTCCACGAGGGTGATGCCCGGATCGCCGTCATCGCCCGGCGCAACCGTGCCGGCCGACTCGAGTGGTGCCTGCCGAAGGGGCACATCGAGGGCCGGGAGACGCTCGTGGAGACCGCTGCCCGCGAGGTCGCCGAGGAGACCGGGATCGAGGCGCGGGTGCTCGTCGAGCTCGGCACCATCGACTACTGGTTCGCCACCCCCGACCGACGGATCCACAAGTTCGTCCACCACTACCTCCTCGAGGCGACCGGTGGGCACCTGACGATCGAGAACGACCCCGACCACGAGGCCGTCGACGTCGCCTGGCTCCCCCTGCGCGAGGCGCACCGGCACCTGACCTTCCCCAACGAACGGCGCATCGCGAGGGAGGCGTGGCAGCGGCTCGCCGGCGACGCCTGA
- a CDS encoding prepilin peptidase, producing the protein MSDGVLPWVGVAALLGGAVGLWCARWLRSQAYRYEDEVDLPTRRVGWVVLACVLLPALLVLARPDQPLLVTVQSVAAIALVVLGAIDIDVFRLPDMITYPLAAGVVVGLLGAALVADDVDAWVRALISGLALGGFYLVLVLVGGGAGMGLGDAKLAPSLGMLLGHLSWAHVLLGTLSSFLLAGVAAAYLVVFTGAGRKSHLAFGPYLVAGTLLVLVAPAVGALLQEIS; encoded by the coding sequence ATGAGCGATGGCGTGCTCCCCTGGGTCGGGGTCGCGGCGCTCCTCGGCGGCGCGGTCGGTCTGTGGTGTGCCCGGTGGCTGCGCTCGCAGGCATACCGCTACGAGGACGAGGTGGACCTGCCGACCCGCCGGGTCGGCTGGGTGGTGCTCGCCTGCGTCCTTCTTCCAGCGCTCCTGGTGCTCGCGCGTCCGGACCAGCCCCTGCTCGTGACCGTGCAGTCCGTGGCCGCCATCGCCCTCGTCGTCCTCGGTGCCATCGACATCGACGTCTTCCGCCTGCCGGACATGATCACCTACCCGCTGGCGGCCGGGGTGGTGGTCGGCCTCCTCGGTGCAGCGCTCGTGGCGGACGACGTCGATGCCTGGGTGCGGGCCCTGATCTCGGGGCTCGCACTTGGTGGGTTCTACCTCGTCCTCGTCCTCGTGGGTGGTGGCGCGGGCATGGGCCTGGGGGACGCGAAGCTCGCACCGAGCCTGGGGATGCTGCTGGGTCACCTGTCCTGGGCGCATGTCCTGCTGGGCACCCTGAGCTCCTTCCTGCTCGCCGGTGTCGCCGCCGCCTACCTCGTGGTCTTCACCGGTGCCGGTCGCAAGTCCCACCTCGCCTTCGGCCCCTACCTCGTCGCCGGCACGCTGCTCGTCCTCGTGGCACCCGCCGTCGGCGCCCTGCTCCAGGAGATCTCATGA
- a CDS encoding SGNH/GDSL hydrolase family protein codes for MRSRGYRSRAAEQGAAALERVGLTIVTAILVAGVIVTLSSAQLPTVVGSAVCQVLDRDSCPPDDSTATPLERATWGEYVALGDSYASGEGAGDYDPDTDYDHGDEWDRDNWGDDERNRCHRSGNAYAEVIQRGGTGITFHGGSTFAACSGATQGDLTDSNASNDHEDPQLDELDDDVSLVTLSIGGNDLGFGTVVADCIINGESGIPILDSCRDKHADRIEERLETLHGELVDTYDEIQERAPDARVVIVGYPELFGQNPRDSLGNLLFAEDQAWMNEQAGELNDMLRSAAREAGVEFIDPTAAFRGHGIGSDDPWINDLNWGGPGLSLVDPGSFHPNAQGHDALADLVEEQIRQPAFP; via the coding sequence GTGCGGTCGCGGGGGTACCGCTCGAGGGCGGCGGAGCAGGGGGCCGCCGCCCTCGAGCGGGTCGGCCTGACGATCGTCACGGCGATTCTCGTCGCGGGAGTCATCGTGACACTCAGCAGCGCCCAGCTGCCGACGGTCGTGGGCAGTGCCGTGTGCCAGGTCCTCGACCGGGACAGCTGCCCTCCCGATGATTCGACGGCCACCCCGCTGGAGCGGGCCACGTGGGGGGAGTACGTGGCCCTGGGTGACAGCTATGCCTCTGGTGAGGGTGCCGGCGACTACGACCCGGACACCGACTACGACCACGGTGACGAGTGGGACCGGGACAACTGGGGAGATGACGAGCGCAATCGGTGCCACCGTTCGGGAAACGCCTATGCCGAGGTGATCCAGCGCGGGGGGACGGGCATCACCTTCCACGGGGGGTCCACCTTCGCCGCGTGCTCCGGTGCCACGCAGGGCGACCTCACCGACTCCAACGCCTCCAACGACCACGAGGACCCGCAGCTGGACGAGCTCGACGACGACGTCTCCCTCGTCACGTTGTCCATCGGCGGCAACGACCTCGGCTTCGGCACGGTCGTCGCGGACTGCATCATCAACGGGGAGAGCGGGATCCCCATACTCGACTCGTGCCGTGACAAGCACGCGGACCGGATCGAGGAGCGTCTGGAGACGCTGCACGGCGAACTCGTGGACACCTATGACGAGATCCAGGAGCGGGCCCCCGACGCCCGGGTCGTCATCGTCGGTTACCCGGAGCTCTTCGGGCAGAACCCCCGGGACAGCCTCGGCAACCTGCTCTTCGCCGAGGACCAGGCGTGGATGAACGAGCAGGCGGGTGAGCTCAACGACATGTTGCGGTCGGCTGCGCGTGAGGCGGGGGTGGAGTTCATCGACCCGACGGCGGCCTTCCGCGGGCACGGGATCGGCTCCGACGATCCCTGGATCAACGACCTGAACTGGGGCGGACCCGGCCTGTCGCTGGTCGACCCCGGCAGTTTCCACCCCAACGCCCAGGGCCACGACGCCCTGGCCGACCTCGTCGAGGAGCAGATCAGGCAGCCGGCATTCCCGTGA
- a CDS encoding CCA tRNA nucleotidyltransferase, with amino-acid sequence MSTPALPPEVLRAAVAHLAPVIPLLTELGTAFAKGGHELALVGGPVRDAFLGRTSGDLDFTTSAPPEDTERILATWGDATWDMGREFGTIGARRGDLVVEVTTYRADAYDGETRKPVVAFGDNLEDDLVRRDFTVNAMALRLPGLELVDPHGGLLDLAAGRLRTPSTPEVSFTDDPLRMMRAARFVSQLGLVPAPEVTAAMTEAAATLDIVSAERIRDELIKLVLGADPVAGLRVLVDTGLADHMLPELPALRLEIDEHHRHKDVYEHSLTVLQQAIDLEDTADTEDDADAADADRDAERAHAVPRPDLVLRLAALFHDVGKPRTRRFEPGGGVSFHHHDVVGAKLTAKRMKALRFDKDTTKKVARLVELHLRFHGYRDGQWTDSAVRRYITDAGPLLQHLHRLTRADCTTRNQRKAARLARAYDDLEERIERLLEQEELEAVRPELDGNEIGAVLGIPPGPEIGQAYRYLLQVRLDEGPIGKDAATDRLRTWWAERG; translated from the coding sequence ATGTCCACCCCAGCTCTTCCGCCCGAGGTCCTGCGCGCCGCAGTGGCTCACCTGGCCCCGGTGATCCCGCTGCTGACCGAGCTCGGTACGGCATTTGCGAAGGGGGGACACGAGCTGGCCCTCGTCGGCGGCCCGGTCCGTGATGCCTTCCTCGGCCGCACGAGCGGGGACCTCGACTTCACCACCTCCGCGCCACCGGAGGACACCGAGCGGATCCTCGCTACGTGGGGCGATGCCACCTGGGACATGGGTCGGGAGTTCGGCACGATCGGGGCCCGCCGGGGCGACCTGGTCGTCGAGGTCACCACCTACCGCGCGGACGCCTACGACGGGGAGACCCGCAAGCCGGTCGTCGCCTTCGGCGACAACCTCGAGGACGACCTCGTCCGGCGCGACTTCACCGTCAACGCGATGGCGCTGCGCCTGCCCGGCCTCGAGCTCGTCGACCCGCACGGCGGCCTGCTCGACCTCGCGGCCGGGCGGCTGCGCACGCCCTCCACGCCCGAGGTCTCCTTCACCGACGACCCGCTCCGGATGATGCGCGCCGCCCGTTTCGTCTCCCAGCTCGGGCTCGTCCCCGCCCCCGAGGTCACGGCAGCCATGACCGAGGCCGCGGCGACCCTCGACATCGTCTCCGCGGAGCGGATCCGGGACGAGCTGATCAAGCTCGTCCTCGGTGCGGACCCGGTCGCCGGGCTGCGGGTGCTCGTCGACACCGGGCTGGCCGACCACATGCTCCCCGAGCTGCCCGCCCTGCGCCTGGAGATCGATGAGCACCACCGGCACAAGGACGTCTACGAGCACTCGCTCACGGTGCTGCAGCAGGCGATCGACCTGGAAGACACCGCGGACACCGAGGATGACGCCGACGCTGCGGACGCCGACCGCGACGCGGAGCGTGCCCACGCGGTGCCCCGCCCGGACCTCGTGCTGCGTCTGGCCGCCCTCTTCCACGACGTCGGCAAGCCGCGCACCCGGCGGTTCGAGCCGGGCGGCGGGGTCTCCTTCCACCACCACGACGTCGTCGGTGCGAAGCTGACCGCGAAGCGGATGAAGGCGCTGCGCTTCGACAAGGACACGACCAAGAAGGTCGCCCGTCTGGTTGAGCTGCACCTGCGCTTCCACGGGTACCGCGACGGCCAGTGGACCGACTCGGCCGTGCGGCGCTACATCACCGACGCGGGCCCCCTCCTGCAGCATCTGCACCGCCTGACCCGGGCGGACTGCACCACGCGCAACCAGCGCAAGGCCGCCCGTCTGGCCCGCGCCTACGACGACCTGGAGGAGCGGATCGAGCGCCTGCTGGAGCAGGAGGAGCTCGAGGCCGTGCGACCGGAGCTCGACGGCAACGAGATCGGTGCGGTCCTCGGGATCCCGCCCGGCCCCGAGATCGGGCAGGCCTACCGGTACCTGCTGCAGGTCCGCCTCGACGAGGGTCCGATCGGGAAGGACGCCGCCACCGATCGCCTGCGCACCTGGTGGGCCGAGCGCGGCTGA
- a CDS encoding PP2C family protein-serine/threonine phosphatase produces the protein MSTPGEVGGRLRIGSATDTGRVRDHNEDAVLAEGTVFVVADGMGGHAAGEVASGIVVETLRELVGRDGLTTEDVTGQVLQANERILASVAAHPEQRGMGTTATGLALVTHEDRAQWAVFNVGDSRAYRLLGDELTRVTVDHSEVQELVDAGIITAAEAQVHPARNVVTRSLGAPLAHDPDLWVVPLTPGERFLVCSDGLTNEVTDEQLRDMLQAHPEPRDAADALVRAAVAAGGRDNVSVVVVALDDADVDPGSTGDR, from the coding sequence GTGAGCACCCCGGGCGAGGTGGGCGGACGCCTACGGATCGGCAGCGCCACGGACACCGGTCGGGTCCGTGACCACAACGAGGACGCCGTCCTCGCGGAGGGCACGGTCTTCGTCGTCGCCGACGGGATGGGCGGGCACGCCGCCGGAGAGGTGGCCAGCGGGATCGTCGTCGAGACCCTGCGTGAGCTGGTGGGACGGGACGGACTCACCACCGAGGACGTCACCGGACAGGTCCTGCAGGCCAATGAGCGCATCCTGGCCTCCGTCGCGGCCCACCCCGAGCAGCGGGGGATGGGCACCACCGCGACCGGACTCGCCCTCGTCACCCACGAGGACCGTGCGCAGTGGGCGGTCTTCAACGTCGGCGACTCGCGGGCGTACCGGCTGCTGGGTGACGAGCTCACCCGGGTCACGGTCGACCACTCCGAGGTGCAGGAGCTCGTCGACGCGGGCATCATCACCGCCGCGGAGGCGCAGGTGCACCCGGCCCGCAATGTCGTCACCCGCTCCTTGGGCGCGCCGCTGGCGCACGATCCGGACCTCTGGGTGGTCCCGCTGACCCCGGGCGAGCGGTTCCTCGTGTGCAGCGACGGCCTGACGAACGAGGTCACCGACGAGCAGCTGCGTGACATGCTGCAGGCACACCCGGAGCCCCGCGACGCGGCCGATGCACTCGTCCGTGCTGCCGTGGCGGCCGGCGGCAGGGACAATGTGAGTGTCGTCGTGGTCGCCCTCGACGACGCGGACGTCGACCCGGGATCCACGGGCGATCGGTGA